A stretch of Komagataella phaffii GS115 chromosome 2, complete sequence DNA encodes these proteins:
- a CDS encoding GTPase component of U5 snRNP involved in mRNA splicing via spliceosome, whose amino-acid sequence MDEEIYDEFGNLIGGENDSLASSSESEIENISGEKSEEESDVASHNENESPQQNNQQLVPTFEKVYGNEVEVLIEQEDAQDINVPLVQPEIVKSVKIEETDLPSTTYSKDYLAQLSQIPERVINLAFVGNLHSGKTSCIDMFVEDTHDYVNQEAHSSKNYKPQRYTDTYKLEIERQTSIKSTPITILGTNLAGQSSVLNIIDTPGHIDFLDELAVSLRAVDNAVIVLDCLEGLTIGTELVIENCLKTGTNMILMVNKFDRLILELKLPIQDAYFKLRHVIEQVNLFIKESPYLTKNYKSKRLSPELGNVCFSSTTFNTCFTLYSFAELYVQTRQLTVHPAELSKRLWGDVFYDPETRKFSKKGKDRSFIKFILEPIYKLVSITITKTPEDLSLSLAKLNITDISKKSLQLDSQILLKIIFKRFFGKPLQAFTSLLNKSAVSPVESTETKFSSIYHGPHISCDSARPLVAVITKLLDASQGTSFLGLCRVVSGTLERGSQITVIGEGFSESYDEDSVTVPVSALFIPGGRYQIPVSKVSAGNICLLSSNENFDNFISRQVVIYDSSNPEKFNVEPIDYILTPVLKVALQPMNLSETPKFLTGLRKIKKSFPGSQIKVEESGEHVVIGSGEFYMDCLLHDLRYLYTDIEIKVSDPVTKFMESCIESSKVRIPVESSNGKNSISIIAEPLEPEIAKDMESGRIDVQYRQSNLKYERFISRWFKEYGWDSLAANSIWSLGPESHDTNILIDDTLPDEVDKKALKGLQDSVVQGFKWAAREGPLCDEPISNTKFKIIEASLASSPLDANGGQIIPMVRKACYLALMIATPKLMEPVYQIDILCRSDVVGKLEKLLDKRRGTILHDTPIGGTPLYRVVGMVPVIDSFGLETDIRVMTQGLATCLLHFARWDAVPGDPLDEHAFIPQLKPAPFNSLARDFVTKTRKRKGIGQDPSLTKYLDESVVMELKESGVI is encoded by the coding sequence ATGGATGAGGAAATTTACGATGAATTTGGTAACCTCATAGGAGGCGAGAATGACTCACTTGCTAGTTCTTCTGAGAGTGAAATCGAAAATATCTCCGGAGAAAAATCTGAGGAAGAGTCAGACGTTGCATCCCACAATGAGAACGAATCGCCACAACAAAACAACCAGCAATTGGTGCCCACTTTTGAGAAGGTATATGGAAACGAAGTGGAAGTGTTGATTGAGCAAGAAGACGCGCAGGATATCAACGTTCCCCTAGTACAACCTGAAATTGTAAAATCTgtcaaaattgaagaaactgacCTTCCCTCAACTACTTACTCCAAGGACTATTTAGCCCAATTAAGCCAGATACCAGAGCGAGTGATTAATTTGGCCTTTGTGGGAAATTTGCATTCAGGGAAGACAAGCTGCATTGATATGTTCGTTGAAGATACTCATGACTATGTCAACCAAGAAGCACACTCTTCGAAGAACTACAAACCCCAAAGATATACTGACACTTATAAACTAGAGATTGAGAGGCAAACCTCCATCAAATCAACTCCCATTACAATTCTGGGTACCAACTTAGCAGGCCAGTCCTCTGTCCTGAATATTATAGATACTCCAGGCCACATTGATTTCCTTGATGAACTAGCCGTGAGCCTTAGAGCAGTTGACAATGCTGTAATCGTGCTGGACTGTTTGGAAGGACTAACTATTGGAACCGAGCTTGTGATAGAGAATTGTTTAAAAACAGGAACCAATATGATTCTTATGGTTAACAAGTTTGACCGATTGATTTTGGAACTCAAACTACCTATTCAAGATGCTTATTTCAAGCTTCGTCATGTTATCGAACAAGTCAACCTTtttatcaaagaatctCCGTATCTGACCAAAAATTATAAGAGCAAGAGACTTTCTCCGGAGTTGGGCAATGTATGCTTTTCATCGACTACTTTCAATACGTGTTTCACGTTGTACAGCTTTGCCGAGTTATACGTCCAAACTAGACAGTTAACAGTACACCCTGCTGAACTTTCGAAAAGGTTATGGGGCGATGTTTTCTACGATCCGGAAACACGTAAATTCAGCAAGAAGGGGAAAGATCGTTCATTTATCAAGTTTATCTTAGAACCAATATATAAACTGGTTTCCATCACAATAACCAAGACACCAGAAGATTTATCCCTTTCGTTAGCTAAGTTGAATATTACTGAcatctccaaaaaatctctCCAACTAGATTCTCAGATTTTGTTAAAgatcattttcaaaagattttttggaaaaccATTGCAGGCTTTTACTTCATTATTAAACAAATCTGCTGTTTCACCAGTGGAATCTACAGAAACAAAGTTTTCGTCAATCTATCATGGTCCTCACATTTCTTGTGATAGCGCAAGGCCATTAGTAGCAGTCATCACTAAATTATTAGACGCATCACAAGGCACCAGCTTTCTCGGTCTTTGCCGAGTAGTTTCAGGAACACTTGAGAGGGGCTCTCAAATCACTGTGATTGGAGAGGGATTTTCTGAGTCTTATGATGAGGACTCTGTAACTGTTCCAGTGAGTGCTTTGTTCATCCCAGGAGGGAGATATCAGATTCCAGTCTCTAAGGTCTCAGCGGGCAATATATGCCTTCTATCATCCAATGAAAATTTCGATAACTTTATCTCTAGGCAAGTAGTCATTTACGATTCATCCAACCCAGAAAAGTTCAATGTGGAACCTATCGATTACATATTGACCCCAGTGCTGAAAGTTGCTCTTCAACCCATGAATCTCTCAGAGACTCCTAAGTTTTTAACAGGATTACGCAAAATCAAGAAATCATTTCCTGGATCGCAGATTAAAGTGGAAGAGAGTGGGGAGCATGTTGTGATTGGATCTGGAGAATTTTACATGGATTGTTTGCTACATGACCTGAGATATCTTTACACAGATATTGAAATAAAGGTCAGCGACCCAGTAACGAAGTTTATGGAATCATGCATTGAAAGCTCCAAGGTAAGGATACCTGTGGAATCATCAAATGGCAAAAATTCTATTTCTATAATAGCGGAGCCTTTGGAACCGgaaattgcaaaagatATGGAGAGCGGTCGAATAGATGTCCAGTATCGCCAAAGCAATTTGAAGTATGAAAGGTTTATTTCTCGGTGGTTCAAGGAATATGGATGGGATTCGTTAGCTGCCAATTCGATATGGAGTTTGGGACCTGAGAGTCATGACACAAATATTCTTATCGATGATACACTACCTGACGAGGTTGATAaaaaagctttgaaagGACTTCAAGATTCAGTTGTTCAGGGATTCAAGTGGGCTGCTAGAGAAGGGCCATTGTGTGATGAACCAATTAGCAATACCAAATTCAAGATAATTGAAGCTTCCCTAGCTTCAAGTCCTTTGGACGCTAATGGAGGGCAAATTATCCCAATGGTAAGAAAAGCATGTTACCTAGCCCTGATGATTGCAACACCTAAATTGATGGAGCCAGTATATCAGATTGATATCCTTTGTCGAAGTGATGTCGTTGGTAAACTTGAGAAGCTACTGGATAAAAGAAGAGGCACGATACTGCATGATACTCCAATTGGTGGCACTCCATTGTACAGAGTTGTGGGAATGGTACCCGTTattgattcttttggaCTAGAAACGGATATAAGAGTCATGACCCAAGGACTAGCTACATGTCTGCTACATTTCGCCAGATGGGACGCAGTTCCTGGGGATCCACTGGACGAACATGCTTTTATACCACAGTTAAAGCCGGCGCCCTTCAACTCGTTGGCCCGTGATTTTGTTACCAAAActagaaagagaaaaggaATAGGACAGGATCCGTCGTTAACAAAATACCTTGACGAGTCCGTAGTTATGGAGTTAAAAGAAAGTGGTGTTatctaa
- a CDS encoding Essential protein required for the maturation of 25S rRNA and 60S ribosomal subunit assembly yields the protein MAKRTEKAESSVLSKKEQRKLKKQQEYEEGESEVSSNSSDIEDIEARLDLDRLAQSASEAELSSDDDDDDVFDDATEHLDDDEEAEAGTGEDEEEEKDVPLSDVEFDSDADIVPYTKVTINNQAALKESLARIQLPWDTCKFDEHQSITSDEPTASQVTDIYDDTERELAFYKQAINAVLEGRSKILKLKIPFSRPLDYFAEMIKSDEHMDKLKSKLVEEASEKKAREDARKQRQLKKFGKQVQNETLQSRQKEKKETLDKIKSLKRKRKDQELGDDDFAIALEEAAATNEERHDRHKPNGKRLAKNSKYGQGGMKRFKRKNDAESSADLSEYDRRKGGGPGKSNYAKPRPGKSKRRQNNRH from the coding sequence atGGCCAAAAGGActgaaaaagctgaaagCAGCgttctttcaaaaaaggaacaaagaaaactgaagaaacagCAAGAATACGAGGAAGGAGAGTCAGAGGTCAGTAGTAACAGCAGTGACATCGAGGACATCGAAGCCAGATTGGATCTAGACAGATTGGCCCAATCAGCTAGTGAAGCTGAATTATCCTccgatgatgatgatgacgatgtCTTTGACGATGCCACTGAACATTTagacgacgatgaagagGCTGAAGCTGGGACTGGAGAggacgaagaagaggaaaaagatgTTCCATTGTCTGACGTTGAGTTTGACTCTGATGCTGACATTGTTCCCTACACTAAAGTGACTATTAATAACCAAGCTGCACTCAAGGAATCCTTGGCCAGAATCCAATTGCCATGGGATACCTGCAAGTTTGACGAACATCAATCTATAACGTCAGACGAGCCAACTGCCTCTCAAGTGACTGACATTTACGATGACACTGAAAGAGAGCTTGCATTTTATAAACAGGCAATCAACGCAGTTCTGGAAGGTAGAAGCAAGATTTTAAAGCTGAAAATTCCTTTCTCAAGACCTCTAGATTACTTTGCCGAAATGATCAAATCGGATGAACACATGGACAAATTGAAATCGAAGCTGGTGGAAGAGGCTTCTGAAAAGAAGGCCCGAGAGGACGCAAGAAAGCAAAGACAACTCAAGAAGTTTGGTAAACAGGTGCAAAATGAGACTTTACAAAGTCgtcaaaaggaaaagaaagaaactttggaCAAAATCAAGTCCCTCAAACGtaaaagaaaagaccaagaacttggagatgatgattttgcCATTGCCCTGGAAGAAGCTGCTGCTACtaatgaagaaagacaCGATAGACATAAGCCTAACGGTAAGAGATTGGCAAAGAACAGCAAGTACGGTCAAGGAGGTATGAAGAGattcaagagaaagaatgACGCTGAAAGTAGCGCTGATCTCTCTGAGTATGACAGACGTAAGGGCGGTGGACCTGGTAAGAGTAACTACGCAAAACCTAGACCCGGCAAAAGCAAGAGAAGGCAGAATAATCGTCATTAG
- a CDS encoding Ubl (ubiquitin-like protein)-specific protease that cleaves Smt3p protein conjugates, producing the protein MTYGLEDSEKWNSTALLLDKNPLDSVRKRRIEAHITDSSKLRTYHGTLNSTISFRNLQNFRDIQKDPAPEKSNTDTFQTYQNKQVSYSSNSPKPSGITDPVSTKDQFRQNLQDGQALFNKFLNTSKADNPQNAGSKQISTPISMESIQYKTLSLKLLRMILSMTVVICLFIIKLLTLMVGFLKSKTETRFAQPSSFDDLQKESAQNVAADNTHIQFHQDSNINASTPINPNLNVFKKAPASIHPRNQVQAKLLNAQFGTPSGISSPIISDFISPNDMGTPIDHQNFEKKTDASTFNWQYDAPINHASQTFSDGGYGTHFYTSKKSSNQKNTETSFLKKLFAKDTTVLDLAPIDTNADSMEIWQPSINKSHDKKINDMFELTQRLRASLMAEEQQKKPPTQDLLLDSFFKRNELLITKRNNWTEDNKYEKLENDYETYQAIMQEKKKREELIQLEKSSLLPLVQPLKLEYLNLVQKYWNSKDLTKKIVTGISAEVFVRDLKTLINSRWINDSVIDFYLSLVSHRSTQSSFLPSVFAFTTHFYTTFTSRGYESVKRWAKRRKVDITKLDYVFVPINILNSHWALGVIDNKRKRFQYYDSLKGEGQTPVLNHLRTFALKEAERIYGDKVPINFHEYLLDYNTNSPQQKNGSDCGVFTCATVEFLSREKALKFSQTDMPLIRQRMAYEIITGKLLE; encoded by the coding sequence ATGACTTATGGGCTTGAGGATTCAGAAAAATGGAACTCAACGGCCCTTTTGTTAGATAAAAACCCCCTAGACAGCGTACGAAAGAGACGTATTGAAGCGCACATTACAGactcttcaaagttgaGGACATATCATGGAACACTCAACTCCACTATCAGTTTCCGCAACTTACAAAACTTTCGTGACATACAGAAAGATCCTGCACCGGAAAAGAGTAACACAGACACATTTCAAACGTACCAGAACAAGCAAGTTTCATACTCATCGAATAGTCCAAAGCCCTCTGGAATCACAGATCCAGTATCTACCAAAGACCAGTTTCGTCAAAATTTACAAGACGGTCAAGCCCTATTCAATAAGTTTTTGAACACGTCTAAAGCAGATAATCCTCAAAATGCTGGCTCAAAACAAATATCAACACCAATCTCCATGGAAAGTATTCAGTATAAAACATTGTCCCTAAAACTATTACGAATGATATTGTCCATGACTGTGGTCATTTGCCTGTTTATAATTAAGTTATTGACACTGATGGTGGgttttttgaaaagcaaaACGGAGACCCGATTTGCTCAACCATCGAGCTTTGACGACTTACAGAAAGAAAGTGCACAAAATGTGGCAGCGGATAACACTCatattcaatttcatcaagacTCAAATATCAACGCCTCGACTCCCATAAATCCAAACTTAAATGTGTTCAAGAAGGCCCCAGCTAGCATTCATCCCagaaatcaagttcaagcGAAATTGCTGAATGCTCAATTTGGAACACCTTCAGGTATTTCGTCACCCATTATATCAGATTTCATATCACCAAACGACATGGGTACTCCCATAGACcatcaaaattttgaaaagaaaacgGACGCCTCGACTTTCAACTGGCAATATGATGCTCCCATTAATCATGCTTCTCAAACTTTTAGTGATGGCGGATATGGAACCCATTTCTATACCTCAAAGAAGTCAAGCAATCAAAAGAACACAGAGACAAGCTTTTTAAAGAAACTATTTGCCAAAGACACAACAGTTTTAGATTTGGCCCCCATTGATACTAATGCAGACAGTATGGAAATCTGGCAACCATCAATTAATAAAAGCCACGATAAGAAGATCAACGATATGTTTGAACTTACCCAACGACTTCGGGCTTCCTTAATGGCTGAGGAACAACAAAAGAAACCACCCACTCAAGACCTGCTTTTagattcttttttcaaaagaaacgaaTTACTTATAACGAAGAGAAATAATTGGACGGAAGACAATAAGTATGAAAAGCTGGAGAATGATTATGAAACTTATCAGGCGATTAtgcaagaaaagaagaagagagaagagCTTAtacagttggaaaagtcaTCTCTTCTTCCCTTGGTACAACCTCTCAAACTTGAATACTTGAACTTGGTGCAGAAATACTGgaattccaaagatttgacaaagaaaatcGTTACAGGCATAAGCGCTGAGGTGTTTGTGAGAGATTTAAAAACTTTGATAAATTCAAGATGGATCAATGACAGTGTTATTGATTTTTATCTATCTTTAGTCTCTCATAGATCAACTCAAAGCTCCTTTTTGCCATCTGTTTTTGCATTCACCACACACTTTTATACAACATTTACAAGTCGAGGATATGAGAGTGTTAAGAGATGGgccaaaagaagaaaagttgACATCACCAAGCTTGACTATGTTTTTGTTCCTatcaatattttgaatTCCCATTGGGCATTGGGAGTTATCGATAATAAGCGTAAGCGGTTTCAATACTATGACTCCTTGAAAGGGGAAGGACAAACTCCAGTTTTAAACCACTTAAGAACTTTTGCCCTGAAGGAGGCTGAAAGGATCTACGGTGATAAAGTACCCATTAATTTCCATGAATACCTATTAGATTATAACACGAATTCTCCTCAGCAAAAGAATGGATCAGATTGTGGTGTTTTTACATGTGCCACAGTTGAGTTTCTTTCCAGAGAGAAAgcattgaaattttcacAAACCGATATGCCACTCATACGTCAAAGAATGGCCTACGAAATAATCACAGGAAAATTGTTAGAGTGA
- a CDS encoding Integral inner mitochondrial membrane protein: MLGTRSQLGLVATKLTKPYQRQWIQAFSLSKRFVSNEAILDSQNIGEEDDATRTGVIQKGSQETLLYFGTVIPFKSNRWDIKQYLTRFWGTSEVALRKRITDLCSNTPTSCTFDIEDIITIPRDGGVFVKFVVPETTTVAEFNKNVTKHVAKNSKRGILNRIMSPTVHPVKGIPWIEDLRRYPSNQIEVEFEGPPLTQEDMYLLFRRYGELIDIKPATDANKKAQVSFKSTSSAINARHCITGLNLGGTYLHIQYIPIVRHNVIKDSIANHPRIAFPIIIAILASLAVLIFDPIRSFFIKEKITQRYSLNKLWRSSLFKSIIGFFSITKDSLRKLITTNEYHTTGSFALNQSAWGERLARVEELKLLLKENINSFIVVVGPKGTGKREIVFSHVLSDRANVLHLDCDELIKARSEASFLKAVAHQVGYYPSFPWFNSLFTYVDLVTQGLTGQKTGLNESKEKQIKNMLFLTASTIRGICLACYSNYLNELSCEGDTLPLKEEDFLQQYPDVKPVIVIDRFQASKKANETNAFIYKELADWAGKLVTLNIAHVIYLTDDVGSLQVLSDVLPDNVFKVIPISDASFESSKSYVLSQFEESKVTEKFVEEVQETIRPLGGRMSDLQAYMRRLNSGETPTGALEEMVDQTAEQLMQVFLNKGHNTFGPAEVWALIKMLNDQGSVKYKDLLLNPLFKSNGKQILTEMEKSELVCLTKTTGLITEIRAGKPLYEEVFKHLVANKDSFRELESNYLKSLITLETGKISKWEDELSKFPENSSYFKTRFKYLDEKITTSNNLIIDYEKKIKDLTT; encoded by the coding sequence ATGCTTGGAACCAGAAGCCAGCTGGGCCTAGTTGCTACTAAGTTAACCAAACCCTACCAGAGACAATGGATTCAAgccttttctttgagcaAACGGTTTGTTTCCAATGAAGCCATTTTAGACAGCCAGAATATTGGTGAGGAAGACGACGCCACTAGGACTGGGGTAATTCAAAAGGGCAGTCAAGAAACTCTTCTTTATTTTGGAACGGTTATACCTTTTAAATCAAATAGATGGGATATCAAGCAGTATTTAACGCGCTTTTGGGGTACCAGTGAAGTAGCCCTAAGAAAAAGGATAACAGATTTGTGCTCAAACACTCCAACGTCGTGCACTTTTGACATAGAAGATATTATCACCATACCACGAGATGGAGGAGTGTTTGTCAAATTTGTTGTACCGGAAACTACCACAGTTGCTGAATTTAATAAAAATGTAACCAAGCATGTGGCAAAGAATAGCAAACGAGGTATTCTGAATCGCATCATGTCTCCTACAGTTCACCCAGTCAAGGGTATTCCTTGGATTGAAGACTTAAGACGTTATCCTTCCAACCAAATAGAGGTGGAATTTGAGGGTCCACCGCTCACTCAAGAGGATATGTATCTGCTATTCAGAAGGTATGGCGAATTGATAGACATCAAGCCTGCGACTGACGCCAACAAGAAAGCCCAAGTGTCATTCAAGTCAACATCTTCTGCTATCAATGCGAGACATTGTATTACGGGGCTGAATTTAGGTGGAACATATCTGCACATACAGTATATTCCAATTGTTCGTCACAACGTTATTAAAGATTCTATTGCCAATCACCCTCGGATAGCATTCCCAATCATAATCGCTATATTGGCTTCCCTCGCTGTTCTGATATTTGACCCAATAAGGtcttttttcatcaaagaaaagatcacTCAAAGGTATTCCTTGAATAAATTGTGGCGCTCGTCCCTCTTCAAATCTATCATTGGCTTTTTCAGTATCACTAAAGATTCTTTAAGAAAATTAATTACAACAAATGAATACCATACCACTGGTTCATTTGCCCTCAACCAAAGCGCTTGGGGTGAAAGGTTGGCTCGTGTTGAAGAACTAAAACTCCTCCTGAAAGAGAACATCAATAGTTTTATCGTAGTTGTTGGTCCTAAGGGCACAGGAAAGAGAGAGATTGTTTTTTCGCATGTCCTTAGTGATAGGGCAAATGTCCTGCATTTGGATTGTGATGAGCTGATAAAGGCAAGAAGTGAAGCcagttttttgaaagctgtTGCTCATCAAGTGGGCTATTATCCCTCATTCCCTTGGTTCAACTCGCTTTTTACTTATGTGGATCTGGTAACTCAAGGTCTCACTGGTCAAAAAACCGGATTGAATGAatccaaagagaaacagatCAAGAATATGCTGTTTCTTACCGCCAGCACCATCAGGGGTATCTGCTTAGCTTGCTACTCGAATTACTTGAATGAGTTGTCTTGTGAAGGTGACACCCTGCCCTTAAAGGAGgaagattttcttcagcaatATCCTGACGTCAAGCCTGTGATTGTTATAGACAGATTTCAGGCTTCCAAAAAAGCTAACGAAACAAATGCTTTCATCTATAAAGAACTTGCAGACTGGGCTGGGAAGCTTGTCACGTTGAATATCGCACATGTGATATATCTTACCGACGATGTGGGAAGTTTACAAGTTTTGTCTGACGTTTTACCTGATAACGTGTTTAAAGTTATTCCTATCTCTGACGCTTCCTTTGAGTCCTCCAAGTCATACGTTCTCAGTCAGTTCGAAGAATCCAAAGTGACTGAAAAGTTCGTTGAAGAAGTCCAAGAGACAATCCGGCCTCTTGGAGGAAGGATGTCGGACCTCCAAGCTTATATGAGACGACTGAACAGCGGTGAAACACCCACCGGTGCTCTTGAAGAGATGGTCGATCAAACTGCGGAGCAATTGATGCAAGTATTTTTGAATAAAGGTCATAATACTTTTGGGCCAGCAGAAGTATGGGCTCTTATCAAAATGTTAAATGATCAAGGGTCAGTAAAATACAAAGACTTGCTTTTGAATCCACTGTTCAAGTCAAATGGGAAGCAGATCCTCACAGAAATGGAGAAATCAGAGTTAGTTTGCTTGACCAAAACGACAGGTTTAATAACAGAAATTAGGGCTGGTAAGCCGTTGTATGAAGAAGTCTTTAAGCATTTGGTCGCCAACAAGGACTCGTTTAGAGAACTGGAAAGTAATTATTTGAAGTCTCTGATCACCTTAGAAACAGGTAAGATTTCCAAGTGGGAAGACGAGCTTTCCAAGTTTCCAGAGAACAGCTCCTACTTCAAGACCAGATTCAAGTATCTGGATGAAAAGATCACTACGAGCAATAATTTGATTATTGATTACGAAAAGAAGATTAAAGATTTGACAACGTAG